A region of Vicugna pacos chromosome 7, VicPac4, whole genome shotgun sequence DNA encodes the following proteins:
- the LOC102544246 gene encoding NTF2-related export protein 1-like, protein MDQARRASDEFVSVSYTTTDTRWRLLSCVCTGTATLMWKRKHPFRTRVLLETLPSREFQINTVNCQPVHDEATSSQTTVLVVICGTEKSEVTKERHFRS, encoded by the coding sequence ATGGACCAGGCCCGACGCGCCTCTGACGAGTTTGTCAGCGTGTCCTACACCACCACCGACACGCGGTGGCGCCTGCTGTCCTGCGTGTGCACGGGCACGGCCACCCTTATGTGGAAACGGAAACACCCTTTCAGAACAAGGGTCCTTCTAGAGACGCTGCCTTCTAGAGAGTTCCAAATCAACACGGTAAACTGCCAGCCCGTTCACGATGAAGCCACCTCCAGCCAGACCACTGTCCTCGTGGTGATATGTGGGACAGAAAAGTCAGAGGTCACCAAAGAGAGGCACTTCAGAAGTTAA